The following coding sequences are from one Spea bombifrons isolate aSpeBom1 chromosome 13, aSpeBom1.2.pri, whole genome shotgun sequence window:
- the LOC128471253 gene encoding histone H3.3A encodes MARTKQTARKSTGGKAPRKQLATKAARKSAPSTGGVKKPHRYRPGTVALREIRRYQKSTELLIRKLPFQRLVREIAQDFKTDLRFQSAAIGALQEASEAYLVGLFEDTNLCAIHAKRVTIMPKDIQLARRIRGERA; translated from the exons ATGGCACGTACCAAGCAGACTGCCCGCAAGTCAACTGGTGGGAAAGCCCCTCGTAAACAGCTTGCCACCAAGGCTGCGAGGAAAAGTGCACCTTCCACGGGTGGTGTCAAGAAACCACATCGTTACAG GCCAGGAACTGTTGCTCTCCGTGAGATCCGTCGTTACCAAAAATCCACTGAACTGCTGATTCGCAAGTTGCCATTTCAACGACTTGTGAGGGAAATCGCGCAGGACTTCAAGACTGACCTTCGTTTCCAGTCTGCTGCCATTGGTGCTCTACAG gaaGCCAGTGAGGCCTATCTGGTTGGCCTTTTTGAAGATACCAACTTGTGTGCAATTCATGCCAAGAGGGTGACCATTATGCCAAAAGACATACAACTTGCTCGCAGGATACGGGGCGAGAGGGCGTAA